One genomic window of Branchiostoma floridae strain S238N-H82 chromosome 4, Bfl_VNyyK, whole genome shotgun sequence includes the following:
- the LOC118413872 gene encoding choline/ethanolaminephosphotransferase 1-like isoform X2 yields the protein MTPVLSETQLRRLEEHKYSMSGVSVTERVLEVLWSWLVQKLPMWVAPNLLTMAGFLINVVTSLLLIIFYSPTAKEEAPAWVYAVCAVGWFLYQCLDGMDGKQARRTGSSTPLGELFDHGSDAVSTVLLSIATACAMKLGQTPDLMFFMIFLTMFVFYCTHWESHVSGTVKCELIDVVEAQSFSVIVQALSALLGPSFWYKFPQPIVVAAFFSIVGASLWKLHGNFRTILSEKVGTDSGAAALPSAECPAMQDGHLKSSEKNFSILSPGFAGLFPIVLACITYGTSPELFLNHPCLYLLMFGLAIAKVNNKLIVAHITKSEMTALDSSMVGPGVLFLSQCCGSFVSGYAVLWICLIFVTCDLVLYCFLVCTEICSHLDIYPFSITSKPSQT from the exons GTGTTGTGGTCCTGGCTGGTGCAGAAGCTGCCGATGTGGGTCGCCCCAAACCTCCTTACTATGGCCGGCTTCCTCATCAACGTCGTGACGTCACTGCTGTTGATCATTTTCTACTCACCAACTGCCAAAGAGGAG GCCCCAGCCTGGGTGTACGCTGTGTGCGCTGTGGGCTGGTTCCTGTACCAGTGTCTGGACGGGATGGACGGGAAGCAGGCCCGCCGAACCGGCAGCAGCACGCCGCTCGGGGAGCTGTTCGACCACGGCTCGGACGCCGTTTCAACAG TTCTGCTCTCCATCGCTACGGCCTGCGCCATGAAGCTGGGACAGACTCCGGACCTGATGTTCTTCATGATCTTCCTCACCATGTTCGTGTTCTACTGCACGCACTGGGAATCTCACGTGTCAGGGACGGTCAAGTGTGAACT CATTGATGTCGTCGAAGCACAAAGCTTCTCCGTCATAGTCCAAGCCCTTTCTGCACTGCTCGGCCCTTCATTTTGGTACAAG TTCCCCCAGCCAATTGTAGTCGCCGCCTTTTTCAGCATTGTGGGTGCGTCGCTATGGAAACTGCACGGCAACTTCCggacgatcctgtcagaaaAGGTTGGCACCGACAGCGGCGCGGCTGCGCTCCCTAGTGCCGAATGCCCTGCGATGCAGGACGGTCACCTGAAAAGTTCTGAAAAG AACTTTAGTATCCTGTCTCCCGGCTTTGCGGGCTTGTTCCCTATCGTCCTGGCCTGCATCACCTACGGAACCTCCCCCGAACTGTTTCTGAACCATCCCTGTCTCTACCTGCTCATGTTCGGACTCGCCATCGCGAAGGTCAACAACAAACTCATC GTCGCACACATCACAAAAAGTGAAATGACGGCATTGGACTCGTCCATGGTCGGTCCGGGGGTGTTGTTTCTCAGCCAGTGCTGTGGCAGCTTCGTCAGCGGATATGCCGTGCTCTGGATATGTTTG ATATTCGTGACCTGTGACCTGGTCCTGTACTGTTTTCTGGTGTGTACGGAAATCTGCAGCCATCTGGACATCTACCCGTTCAGCATCACCAGCAAACCGTCACAAACGTAA
- the LOC118413872 gene encoding choline/ethanolaminephosphotransferase 1-like isoform X1: protein MTPVLSETQLRRLEEHKYSMSGVSVTERVLEVLWSWLVQKLPMWVAPNLLTMAGFLINVVTSLLLIIFYSPTAKEEAPAWVYAVCAVGWFLYQCLDGMDGKQARRTGSSTPLGELFDHGSDAVSTVLLSIATACAMKLGQTPDLMFFMIFLTMFVFYCTHWESHVSGTVKCELIDVVEAQSFSVIVQALSALLGPSFWYKFPQPIVVAAFFSIVGASLWKLHGNFRTILSEKVGTDSGAAALPSAECPAMQDGHLKSSEKVAGLETKMFSENFSILSPGFAGLFPIVLACITYGTSPELFLNHPCLYLLMFGLAIAKVNNKLIVAHITKSEMTALDSSMVGPGVLFLSQCCGSFVSGYAVLWICLIFVTCDLVLYCFLVCTEICSHLDIYPFSITSKPSQT, encoded by the exons GTGTTGTGGTCCTGGCTGGTGCAGAAGCTGCCGATGTGGGTCGCCCCAAACCTCCTTACTATGGCCGGCTTCCTCATCAACGTCGTGACGTCACTGCTGTTGATCATTTTCTACTCACCAACTGCCAAAGAGGAG GCCCCAGCCTGGGTGTACGCTGTGTGCGCTGTGGGCTGGTTCCTGTACCAGTGTCTGGACGGGATGGACGGGAAGCAGGCCCGCCGAACCGGCAGCAGCACGCCGCTCGGGGAGCTGTTCGACCACGGCTCGGACGCCGTTTCAACAG TTCTGCTCTCCATCGCTACGGCCTGCGCCATGAAGCTGGGACAGACTCCGGACCTGATGTTCTTCATGATCTTCCTCACCATGTTCGTGTTCTACTGCACGCACTGGGAATCTCACGTGTCAGGGACGGTCAAGTGTGAACT CATTGATGTCGTCGAAGCACAAAGCTTCTCCGTCATAGTCCAAGCCCTTTCTGCACTGCTCGGCCCTTCATTTTGGTACAAG TTCCCCCAGCCAATTGTAGTCGCCGCCTTTTTCAGCATTGTGGGTGCGTCGCTATGGAAACTGCACGGCAACTTCCggacgatcctgtcagaaaAGGTTGGCACCGACAGCGGCGCGGCTGCGCTCCCTAGTGCCGAATGCCCTGCGATGCAGGACGGTCACCTGAAAAGTTCTGAAAAGGTGGCGGGTTTGGAGACTAAAATGTTTTCGGAG AACTTTAGTATCCTGTCTCCCGGCTTTGCGGGCTTGTTCCCTATCGTCCTGGCCTGCATCACCTACGGAACCTCCCCCGAACTGTTTCTGAACCATCCCTGTCTCTACCTGCTCATGTTCGGACTCGCCATCGCGAAGGTCAACAACAAACTCATC GTCGCACACATCACAAAAAGTGAAATGACGGCATTGGACTCGTCCATGGTCGGTCCGGGGGTGTTGTTTCTCAGCCAGTGCTGTGGCAGCTTCGTCAGCGGATATGCCGTGCTCTGGATATGTTTG ATATTCGTGACCTGTGACCTGGTCCTGTACTGTTTTCTGGTGTGTACGGAAATCTGCAGCCATCTGGACATCTACCCGTTCAGCATCACCAGCAAACCGTCACAAACGTAA
- the LOC118413872 gene encoding choline/ethanolaminephosphotransferase 1-like isoform X3, with translation MTPVLSETQLRRLEEHKYSMSGVSVTERVLEVLWSWLVQKLPMWVAPNLLTMAGFLINVVTSLLLIIFYSPTAKEEAPAWVYAVCAVGWFLYQCLDGMDGKQARRTGSSTPLGELFDHGSDAVSTVLLSIATACAMKLGQTPDLMFFMIFLTMFVFYCTHWESHVSGTVKCELIDVVEAQSFSVIVQALSALLGPSFWYKFPQPIVVAAFFSIVGASLWKLHGNFRTILSEKNFSILSPGFAGLFPIVLACITYGTSPELFLNHPCLYLLMFGLAIAKVNNKLIVAHITKSEMTALDSSMVGPGVLFLSQCCGSFVSGYAVLWICLIFVTCDLVLYCFLVCTEICSHLDIYPFSITSKPSQT, from the exons GTGTTGTGGTCCTGGCTGGTGCAGAAGCTGCCGATGTGGGTCGCCCCAAACCTCCTTACTATGGCCGGCTTCCTCATCAACGTCGTGACGTCACTGCTGTTGATCATTTTCTACTCACCAACTGCCAAAGAGGAG GCCCCAGCCTGGGTGTACGCTGTGTGCGCTGTGGGCTGGTTCCTGTACCAGTGTCTGGACGGGATGGACGGGAAGCAGGCCCGCCGAACCGGCAGCAGCACGCCGCTCGGGGAGCTGTTCGACCACGGCTCGGACGCCGTTTCAACAG TTCTGCTCTCCATCGCTACGGCCTGCGCCATGAAGCTGGGACAGACTCCGGACCTGATGTTCTTCATGATCTTCCTCACCATGTTCGTGTTCTACTGCACGCACTGGGAATCTCACGTGTCAGGGACGGTCAAGTGTGAACT CATTGATGTCGTCGAAGCACAAAGCTTCTCCGTCATAGTCCAAGCCCTTTCTGCACTGCTCGGCCCTTCATTTTGGTACAAG TTCCCCCAGCCAATTGTAGTCGCCGCCTTTTTCAGCATTGTGGGTGCGTCGCTATGGAAACTGCACGGCAACTTCCggacgatcctgtcagaaaAG AACTTTAGTATCCTGTCTCCCGGCTTTGCGGGCTTGTTCCCTATCGTCCTGGCCTGCATCACCTACGGAACCTCCCCCGAACTGTTTCTGAACCATCCCTGTCTCTACCTGCTCATGTTCGGACTCGCCATCGCGAAGGTCAACAACAAACTCATC GTCGCACACATCACAAAAAGTGAAATGACGGCATTGGACTCGTCCATGGTCGGTCCGGGGGTGTTGTTTCTCAGCCAGTGCTGTGGCAGCTTCGTCAGCGGATATGCCGTGCTCTGGATATGTTTG ATATTCGTGACCTGTGACCTGGTCCTGTACTGTTTTCTGGTGTGTACGGAAATCTGCAGCCATCTGGACATCTACCCGTTCAGCATCACCAGCAAACCGTCACAAACGTAA